CATTCCCGGACGCCGTGGTGGTTGTGGAGGCGGATTGTTTCCGTTTCTACGGTTTTTGCGTCTCAAAATAATCGTACGCACCAAACTGATTACGGTGATGGCCAGCAGGGCGATGATGAACCACATCAGAAGCTGGGAAAACTCCTGTGCCGGTCCCACCGGAACGCTTTGCAGGGGCGCGGGTTGGTTGGTCACGCCCAGGCTACCGGCGGCCAGGCTGCCTGCAAAAAGCAGCGCCGCCACGATAAATTGTATCTTTTTCATGAATAAATCTCTTCTTTCAGGATGCCGATATAGGGAAGGTTCCGATACCGGTTTTGATAGTCCAGCCCATAGCCCACCACAAAATCATTATCAATCTGGAAGCCCACATAGTCGAAACTTGTTTCCATCTTGTGGGCACGGGGTTTGTCCAGCAAAACGCAAACCTTCAGGCTGGCGGGGCCATGGTTTTGCAGATATTCGCGGATATATTGCAGCGACAACCCGGAATCCACGATGTCTTCCACAACGATAACGTGGCGGCCGGCGATGTTTGTGTCGATGTCTTTGCGGATTTTCACTGCTCCCGTGCTGCTGGCGCCGTTATAGCTGGATATTGCCATAAAGTCAATCTCCAGCGGAATCGTAATGCTGCGGCAGAGGTCGGCTAAAAACACGAAGCCGCCTTTCATGATGCCGATTAAAACCGGCACCGAATCTTTATATTCCTGGGCAATCTGCGTGCCGATTTCCCGCACCCGGGCTTGGATGCGGTGTTCGTCCAGCAATACTGCCGAGAGGTCGAGGTTCATACTGTTCATTTCATTCTCCTGGCTTCCACGCGGCTGGCAGCCCTTTTGGGGCGCGCCTTCATGTTTTCCGCGCTAATCAACAAAAATCGTGAGCTGTCCGGGTCCAATGCCGCGCGGGCGTCCACCCGCAGGCCTGTCACCCACACAATTTTATCCCCATCGTCGAAGATGGGAACCCTGTCGCGCTCAAAGCGGGGCAGCTTCACATTTATAAAAAAGTTTTTCAGCTTCACTTGTCCGTCCATGCCCAGCGGCTGGAAACGGTCTCCCGGACGGCGTGCCCGGATTTGCAGCGGAAAGCTGATTTTATCGGCATCCAGAAACACCCGCAGAGGGTCTTCCTCAGGCTGCGCGGGCAAAACCTTCAACAGCTTGAAGCTGAAGCGGTAATCCCCCCAAACAGCGCGGGAACGGTCTTCGCCGATGCTCAGTTCTTCCGGCACGGGCTCCGGCTCCTCGTCTGGCTCCAAAATCAGGCGGTCGTAAACCTTCACCGCCCTCAAACCGCGCCCCAGGGGCACATATTTGGAGCCTTGAGAATCCAGCAAGTTCATCAGTTCCTGGAAGTTATAGGAAAAAAAGTCCCGTTCACTGCC
The genomic region above belongs to Candidatus Cloacimonadota bacterium and contains:
- the hpt gene encoding hypoxanthine phosphoribosyltransferase, which produces MNLDLSAVLLDEHRIQARVREIGTQIAQEYKDSVPVLIGIMKGGFVFLADLCRSITIPLEIDFMAISSYNGASSTGAVKIRKDIDTNIAGRHVIVVEDIVDSGLSLQYIREYLQNHGPASLKVCVLLDKPRAHKMETSFDYVGFQIDNDFVVGYGLDYQNRYRNLPYIGILKEEIYS